The Sinomonas sp. P10A9 genome includes a window with the following:
- a CDS encoding ornithine cyclodeaminase produces MARFVDVRTMVAWTADRGPEEIMAGMIDYLEEDFRRWESFDKTPRVASHTPFGVIELMPTSTDEEYGFKYVNGHPSNPARGYQTVTAFGVLADVHNGYPTFLSEMTVLTALRTAATSAMFAKHLARPDSKVLALIGAGTQSEFQALAFGRALGISSFRVWDTDAAAMEKFARNMAPHGVEIVVTGSAAECVEGADIITTCTADKTNATILTADLVRPGVHINAIGGDCPGKTELDAKILELGEVFVEYTPQTRIEGEIQQVAPDFPVTEFWEVLLGRQAGRTSPEQVTIFDSVGFAVEDFSALRYVRDAVAGTEFGEEIDLVAAPEDPKDLYSLVAAVAPAHL; encoded by the coding sequence ATGGCGCGTTTCGTCGATGTCCGAACCATGGTCGCCTGGACCGCAGACCGTGGCCCGGAGGAGATCATGGCCGGCATGATCGACTACCTCGAGGAGGACTTCCGCCGCTGGGAGTCCTTCGACAAGACCCCGCGCGTTGCGAGCCACACCCCGTTCGGCGTCATCGAGCTCATGCCCACGAGCACCGACGAGGAGTACGGCTTCAAGTACGTCAACGGGCACCCGTCCAACCCGGCCCGCGGCTACCAGACCGTCACCGCCTTCGGCGTCCTCGCGGATGTCCACAACGGTTACCCGACCTTCCTCTCCGAGATGACGGTCCTCACGGCGCTGCGGACCGCGGCGACCTCGGCCATGTTCGCGAAGCACCTCGCCCGCCCGGACTCCAAGGTCCTCGCCCTCATCGGCGCCGGAACCCAGTCCGAGTTCCAGGCCCTCGCGTTCGGCAGGGCGCTCGGTATCTCGTCCTTCCGCGTCTGGGACACGGACGCGGCGGCGATGGAGAAGTTCGCGCGCAACATGGCCCCTCACGGCGTCGAGATCGTCGTCACGGGCTCCGCCGCCGAGTGCGTCGAGGGTGCGGACATCATCACGACCTGCACGGCGGACAAGACCAACGCGACCATCCTCACGGCTGATCTTGTCCGCCCGGGCGTCCACATCAACGCGATCGGGGGCGACTGCCCCGGCAAGACCGAGCTCGACGCGAAGATCCTCGAGTTGGGCGAGGTGTTCGTCGAATACACGCCGCAGACCCGCATCGAGGGCGAGATCCAGCAGGTGGCCCCCGACTTCCCGGTCACTGAATTCTGGGAGGTCCTCCTCGGACGCCAAGCCGGCCGCACTTCGCCCGAGCAGGTCACGATCTTCGACTCTGTCGGCTTCGCGGTCGAGGACTTCTCGGCGCTGCGCTACGTGCGCGATGCTGTCGCCGGCACCGAGTTCGGCGAGGAGATCGACCTCGTCGCGGCCCCTGAGGACCCCAAGGACCTCTACAGTCTCGTCGCCGCCGTGGCGCCGGCCCACCTGTAG
- a CDS encoding Lrp/AsnC family transcriptional regulator → MAELTELDRRLLSALREDGRESVANLARRLGVTRATVSSRIEKLVASGTIVGFTARVRDEVDPLAIHAVTLIEVEGRSADTVIGALRGLPEITALHTTNGRWDLVAELRTDSLRDFDALLGRIRGIEGIVNSESSLLLSSVLR, encoded by the coding sequence GTGGCCGAGCTGACCGAGCTCGACCGCAGGCTCCTCTCGGCCCTGCGCGAGGACGGCCGAGAATCCGTGGCCAACCTCGCGCGGCGGCTGGGGGTCACGCGCGCCACCGTGAGCAGCCGGATCGAGAAGCTGGTCGCATCGGGGACCATCGTCGGGTTCACCGCGCGGGTCCGCGACGAGGTGGACCCGCTCGCGATCCACGCGGTTACCCTCATCGAGGTCGAGGGAAGGAGTGCGGACACGGTGATCGGCGCGCTCCGGGGCCTTCCCGAGATCACCGCACTCCACACCACGAACGGACGGTGGGACCTCGTGGCCGAGCTCCGCACCGACAGCCTGCGCGACTTCGACGCGCTCCTGGGCCGGATCCGCGGCATCGAGGGGATCGTCAACAGCGAATCCAGCCTGCTCTTGAGCTCCGTGCTCCGCTGA
- a CDS encoding tyrosine-type recombinase/integrase, whose protein sequence is MDGAVPGSVPRLLSDPAVGLFRADERVFSEMLERWRAQMLARGLTAGTIKGRCGVVGRFQEFTGEFPWQWRPVDVEEFLAGLRSGDRPLSLTTLRSYSNAIAMFCAYLTHPAYGWGEFCERTFGDIPTQVCFEWNTPRHTTDDAVPPRRRAFTVQELQRLFDHQDDLVDREYAAGSKRWLPLLRDSVAFKVCYAYGLRRRELAMLELEDFGPNPHVPDYGRFGALQVRWAKGTAGSGPRRRTVLTVPEFDWVVDLLKEWTRGGMRERFATADRSSALWPSERAGRVAVGSLGDAFAAARDAAGLPQELGLHCLRHSYVTHLIEAGYDPAFVQTQVGHAYASTTGLYTSVSSDFKQKTVQKMIARRTAKPEEESSA, encoded by the coding sequence ATGGACGGCGCTGTTCCTGGGTCGGTCCCGCGGCTGCTCAGCGATCCTGCCGTCGGGCTGTTCCGCGCCGACGAGCGGGTTTTCAGCGAGATGCTGGAGCGCTGGCGGGCGCAGATGCTGGCCCGCGGGCTGACCGCCGGGACGATCAAGGGCCGCTGCGGCGTGGTGGGCAGGTTCCAGGAGTTCACCGGCGAGTTCCCGTGGCAGTGGCGCCCGGTGGACGTCGAGGAGTTCCTGGCCGGGCTGCGCTCGGGCGACAGGCCGCTCAGCCTGACCACGCTGCGCTCCTACAGCAACGCCATCGCGATGTTCTGCGCCTACCTGACGCATCCGGCCTACGGCTGGGGCGAGTTCTGCGAACGCACCTTCGGGGACATCCCGACGCAGGTCTGCTTCGAGTGGAACACGCCCCGGCACACCACCGACGACGCAGTGCCCCCGCGGCGACGGGCGTTCACCGTGCAGGAGCTGCAGCGGCTCTTCGACCACCAGGACGACCTCGTCGACCGCGAGTACGCCGCCGGCAGCAAGCGGTGGCTGCCGCTGCTGCGCGACTCGGTTGCGTTCAAGGTCTGCTACGCCTACGGCCTCCGCCGACGGGAGCTTGCCATGCTCGAGCTGGAGGACTTCGGCCCGAACCCGCACGTGCCCGACTACGGGCGCTTCGGTGCGCTCCAGGTCCGCTGGGCCAAGGGCACGGCCGGTTCCGGCCCGAGGCGCCGGACGGTCCTTACCGTGCCCGAGTTCGACTGGGTTGTCGACCTGCTCAAGGAGTGGACTCGGGGCGGGATGCGCGAGCGGTTCGCCACCGCGGACCGGTCGTCGGCGCTCTGGCCGAGCGAGCGGGCCGGCCGGGTGGCCGTGGGCAGCCTCGGGGACGCCTTCGCTGCGGCCCGGGACGCGGCCGGGCTGCCGCAGGAGCTGGGGCTGCACTGCCTGCGGCACTCCTACGTCACGCACCTGATCGAGGCCGGCTACGACCCGGCCTTCGTCCAGACCCAGGTCGGGCACGCCTACGCCTCCACCACTGGCCTCTACACCTCGGTATCGTCGGACTTCAAGCAGAAGACCGTGCAGAAGATGATCGCCCGGCGCACCGCCAAGCCCGAGGAGGAATCCAGTGCCTGA
- a CDS encoding MBL fold metallo-hydrolase yields MELAPGLHRIGNDIVAAYLVVDPAGITLIDAGVPGQWKDLEAELTALGRTLGDIRGVVLTHGDSDHIGFAERLRRDHGVPVFVGAGDSARARGLESTKPAWGPMKLGATVQFIAYAIAKGGLKRPEYLAEVRHVAGGDVLDLPGQPRIIPMPGHSPGSIAIHVPSVDAVFVGDALTTRHVLTGRRGPQPAPFTDDPVEAIASLERLRGTNARWVLPGHGTPWSDGVAAAIDAVERVASEGSAAR; encoded by the coding sequence ATGGAACTTGCACCGGGACTGCACCGCATCGGCAATGACATCGTCGCGGCATACCTCGTCGTGGACCCCGCTGGAATCACGCTCATCGACGCGGGCGTGCCCGGCCAGTGGAAGGACCTCGAGGCTGAGCTCACCGCGCTGGGGCGGACGCTCGGGGACATCCGCGGCGTCGTCCTCACGCACGGCGACAGCGACCACATCGGCTTCGCCGAACGGCTCCGCCGGGACCACGGCGTGCCGGTGTTCGTCGGTGCCGGAGACAGCGCCCGGGCGCGGGGGCTCGAGTCAACCAAGCCCGCGTGGGGGCCCATGAAGCTCGGAGCCACTGTGCAGTTCATCGCGTATGCGATCGCGAAGGGCGGCCTGAAACGTCCCGAATACCTGGCCGAGGTGCGCCACGTGGCCGGCGGGGACGTGCTCGACCTGCCGGGACAGCCGCGCATCATCCCCATGCCGGGCCACTCCCCCGGCAGCATCGCGATCCATGTGCCGTCAGTCGACGCCGTGTTCGTGGGGGACGCGCTCACGACCCGCCATGTCCTCACTGGCCGGAGGGGTCCCCAGCCGGCGCCCTTCACCGACGATCCGGTGGAGGCCATCGCCTCGCTCGAGCGGCTGCGGGGCACCAACGCGCGATGGGTGCTGCCGGGGCACGGGACCCCGTGGTCGGACGGCGTGGCGGCGGCGATCGACGCCGTCGAGCGCGTTGCCTCCGAAGGCTCGGCGGCCCGCTGA
- a CDS encoding dienelactone hydrolase family protein, with product MPTELIRIPAPAGTAEAVVARPSAGNGPFPGVILYMDAFGIRPRIEEMAQRVADWGYVVLAPNVFYRDGTVEELAPHVDMTTPEGRAEAGKAAFPRVGTLTADKALADIDVWVAALEGLDGVAPGPIGTTGYCMGARLAVRTANAHPEVAACGGFHGGGLATDAEDSPHLGLPNARARFVFGHADQDRSMDPEAVARLGEALADASLTASNVIYPGAAHGYSMADTASYHEEAAERHFRELRGLLDATLKA from the coding sequence ATGCCTACCGAGCTCATCCGCATTCCCGCCCCCGCCGGCACCGCCGAGGCCGTCGTTGCCCGCCCGTCCGCCGGAAACGGCCCGTTCCCCGGCGTCATCCTGTACATGGACGCCTTCGGGATCCGCCCGCGCATCGAGGAGATGGCCCAGCGCGTCGCCGATTGGGGCTACGTGGTCCTGGCCCCGAACGTGTTCTACCGTGACGGGACGGTCGAGGAACTGGCGCCGCACGTGGACATGACGACGCCGGAGGGTCGCGCAGAGGCAGGCAAGGCCGCCTTCCCACGCGTCGGCACCCTGACGGCAGACAAGGCGCTCGCGGACATCGACGTGTGGGTCGCGGCGCTCGAGGGTCTCGACGGCGTCGCGCCAGGTCCCATCGGCACCACCGGCTACTGTATGGGCGCGCGTCTGGCCGTCCGCACCGCGAACGCGCACCCCGAGGTCGCGGCCTGCGGCGGCTTCCACGGCGGCGGCCTCGCCACCGATGCCGAGGACAGCCCCCACCTGGGGCTGCCCAACGCCCGAGCGCGCTTCGTGTTCGGCCATGCCGATCAGGACAGGAGCATGGATCCAGAAGCCGTGGCACGCCTCGGCGAGGCGCTCGCGGACGCCAGCCTCACGGCGTCGAACGTCATCTACCCCGGCGCGGCGCATGGCTACTCCATGGCGGACACCGCGTCCTACCACGAGGAGGCCGCCGAGCGGCACTTCCGCGAGCTCCGCGGTCTCCTCGACGCAACGCTCAAGGCATGA
- a CDS encoding DUF4913 domain-containing protein encodes MGVWWRDHADHSMSALSADGPFKGCSPDDGHRSKLVPLPYEEPPAGLF; translated from the coding sequence ATGGGCGTGTGGTGGCGTGACCACGCCGACCACTCCATGTCCGCGCTGTCGGCCGACGGGCCGTTCAAGGGCTGCAGCCCCGACGACGGCCACCGCTCCAAGCTGGTTCCACTGCCGTATGAGGAGCCACCGGCAGGCCTGTTCTAG
- a CDS encoding TetR/AcrR family transcriptional regulator, whose product MPTPERTNLTRIVEAAKAILEESGLAGLTMSAVAARVGVRAPSLYKRVGGRDELLGLVADATVLDLAGRIDAAMHGAVGPGQGAAPTGGAGREEPSAAANGAVLPGGAAHDGAANGAVLPGGAAHDGAANGAVLPGGAAHDGATEPRAALSRMVRAYRDFAKERPAAYQLVFTQAPREARPRPESLAKAVAPALAAAERLVGPEHALDAARLLTAWTHGFVTMELSGSFRLAGGVDAAFEYGLSALAETLGRD is encoded by the coding sequence GTGCCCACACCTGAGCGCACCAACCTGACCCGGATCGTCGAGGCGGCGAAGGCCATCCTCGAGGAGTCAGGGCTTGCGGGCCTCACGATGTCCGCGGTCGCCGCCCGGGTGGGCGTGCGGGCGCCGTCCCTCTACAAGCGGGTGGGCGGCCGTGATGAGCTCCTCGGTCTCGTGGCCGACGCGACCGTCCTCGACCTCGCCGGGCGCATCGACGCCGCGATGCACGGCGCGGTGGGGCCGGGCCAGGGAGCCGCCCCGACAGGGGGGGCCGGGCGAGAAGAGCCCAGCGCCGCGGCGAACGGGGCCGTGTTGCCCGGCGGAGCGGCGCACGACGGCGCGGCGAATGGGGCCGTGTTGCCCGGCGGAGCGGCGCACGACGGCGCGGCGAACGGGGCCGTGTTGCCCGGCGGAGCGGCGCACGACGGCGCGACGGAACCGCGCGCTGCCCTCTCCCGGATGGTGCGGGCCTACCGCGATTTCGCCAAGGAGCGGCCTGCCGCGTATCAGCTCGTCTTCACGCAGGCGCCGCGCGAGGCGCGGCCGCGGCCAGAGTCCCTCGCGAAGGCGGTCGCGCCCGCGCTCGCGGCCGCTGAGCGGCTCGTCGGACCTGAACACGCCCTCGACGCCGCCCGCCTCCTCACCGCGTGGACCCACGGCTTCGTGACGATGGAGCTCAGCGGCTCGTTCCGCCTCGCCGGAGGTGTCGACGCTGCCTTCGAGTACGGGCTCTCCGCGCTCGCCGAAACACTAGGCCGGGACTGA
- a CDS encoding helix-turn-helix domain-containing protein: MPEQRRIGYRWNLRALMAQRNLWKTTELMPLLRSRGINLSESQVYRLVTSTPERIPARTFAALCDILDCTPNDLFEPFVEMRAAATANAPKRSEDLGVQPGSPIAKRIRLVNPDEGE; the protein is encoded by the coding sequence GTGCCTGAACAGCGCCGGATCGGCTACCGCTGGAACCTGCGCGCCCTGATGGCCCAGCGCAACCTCTGGAAGACCACCGAGCTGATGCCCCTGCTTCGCTCGCGCGGGATCAACCTCTCCGAGAGCCAGGTCTACCGCCTCGTCACCAGCACCCCCGAGCGCATCCCCGCCCGGACGTTCGCGGCCCTCTGCGACATCCTCGACTGCACCCCGAACGACCTCTTCGAGCCCTTCGTCGAGATGCGCGCCGCCGCGACTGCCAACGCCCCCAAGCGCAGCGAGGACCTGGGCGTCCAGCCCGGCAGCCCCATCGCCAAACGCATCCGGCTCGTCAACCCAGACGAGGGTGAGTAG
- a CDS encoding relaxase domain-containing protein, translating to MRPAQSLAASEVPGCCCSPDRPLTGEPLDRAYPEYRPVSERVAHRVGGIDPELGPAERAGAVAEIEAEEDARGTCRVVAGFDYTFSIPRPGSLLWTVTDAGMQAPTAHAHRAAVAEVVAFVEREVAATRVGATGADGAVAQVEVARVSRDRVRPPQLAGGVPQFRPVAELPRWRDAIHPRGARLRLGIGQQPDASFPDLSPCGVRSRRLIKYPSQSPGTDRHRPGTLGPSEPPGSRSAQGNPRVPETTGETPDSPRPSRGSPVRIRQGAPRKQWLSLLRGPARCGPSTVEGRPRCGAHRRPARGDPAGLRG from the coding sequence ATGAGGCCCGCGCAGTCACTGGCCGCGTCAGAGGTGCCGGGCTGTTGTTGCTCACCCGACCGCCCGCTCACCGGCGAACCCTTGGACCGCGCCTATCCCGAGTACCGGCCGGTTTCTGAGCGGGTCGCCCATCGAGTGGGAGGGATCGACCCTGAACTCGGCCCCGCTGAGAGGGCCGGCGCTGTCGCTGAGATCGAGGCGGAGGAGGACGCGCGGGGGACGTGCCGAGTGGTTGCGGGCTTCGACTACACGTTCTCGATCCCGAGGCCGGGGAGCTTGTTGTGGACGGTGACCGACGCGGGGATGCAGGCGCCGACCGCGCACGCGCATCGCGCGGCGGTTGCGGAGGTGGTTGCGTTCGTCGAGCGTGAGGTTGCAGCGACTCGGGTCGGTGCAACCGGAGCTGATGGGGCAGTTGCGCAGGTCGAGGTCGCCAGGGTGAGTCGCGACCGCGTTCGACCACCACAACTCGCGGGAGGAGTGCCTCAGTTCAGGCCCGTGGCCGAACTCCCGCGATGGAGAGACGCGATTCACCCGCGCGGCGCTCGTCTGCGCCTGGGCATCGGACAGCAGCCCGACGCCAGCTTCCCTGATCTCAGTCCGTGTGGGGTCCGCAGCCGCAGACTCATCAAATACCCATCTCAATCGCCCGGCACCGACCGCCACCGACCGGGTACACTCGGACCAAGCGAACCGCCCGGTTCCCGGTCAGCACAAGGGAACCCGCGAGTTCCCGAGACAACCGGGGAGACCCCGGATTCGCCCCGACCCTCCAGAGGGTCGCCGGTTCGAATCCGGCAGGGGGCTCCGAGGAAACAGTGGCTTTCCCTTCTACGCGGACCAGCTCGCTGCGGGCCTTCTACAGTTGAAGGGCGGCCCAGGTGCGGAGCGCACCGCCGCCCAGCCCGTGGTGACCCCGCGGGTCTTAGAGGCTGA
- a CDS encoding transglycosylase domain-containing protein produces MGRAKDASAAFGRLIAFLAVSGLCGALVAGIFMPVAAATWGATNGTVQFFDNLPSELSVSPPDLVTKMVAADGSEIATLYNENRTPVSLDAMSPNIKNAIIAVEDYRFYDHGGIDTAGVLRAVIANVKGDRQGASTLTQQYVANVLKENLLAQGQDPTVVLNGQKSIGDKLREMKLSIALEKKNSKDDILAGYLNIVFFNTHAYGIQAASQYFFSVNAKDLTLPQAALLAGVVNGPSVYDPTARPGPSVERRNLVLDAMLKHGYISQKEHDDAVATPLELKVNPPRQGCAYAVQAQYFCDFVLHQILNDPAYGASPDERYQKVTRSGLTITTTLDPRLQGPAQAQVDSTAGPNPDKWGTALVTVQPGTGRVLSMAQNTRILPGQGKDFVTSYNFGVDRTDANGNDLGGAGGFQPGSAMKPVTLAAWLGEGKPTDQIVNAAQRRYPLNHPWRDTCTRVIGAYDSSTVASLGTSGDLQNDEPQWYRPMTVREGVYQSINTATFASAAGLNDFCDIQRAADALGMHNGEGAGAKLDMSVLGNLLGGPNIAPLTMASAYATFAANGTYCAPWSITDVTDSHGKRIGGQAQACQPGSIKPDVAKAVTNVLQDVLTKGSGYNIKDNAGKTIYLGVPDAAKTGTNEFNSETWVIGYTRGLATASYFGEALGNPEDHLGRNVIVNGRFWPVVDGAYIAGPQWAYYMQKAIGLYDRGPFDAPPPSLITPGKK; encoded by the coding sequence ATGGGGAGAGCCAAGGACGCATCCGCCGCCTTCGGGCGACTCATCGCCTTCCTCGCGGTCAGTGGCCTGTGCGGAGCACTCGTGGCGGGGATCTTCATGCCGGTCGCGGCCGCGACTTGGGGCGCCACGAACGGCACCGTCCAGTTCTTCGACAACCTGCCGAGCGAGCTCAGCGTCTCCCCACCGGACCTCGTGACCAAGATGGTGGCGGCCGACGGCTCGGAAATCGCGACCCTCTACAACGAGAACCGAACGCCGGTAAGCCTCGATGCAATGTCCCCCAACATCAAGAACGCGATCATCGCGGTCGAGGACTACCGGTTCTACGATCACGGAGGCATCGACACCGCAGGGGTCCTGCGCGCCGTCATCGCCAACGTCAAGGGCGACAGGCAGGGTGCCTCCACGCTCACGCAGCAGTACGTGGCCAACGTTCTCAAGGAGAACCTGCTGGCCCAGGGCCAGGATCCCACCGTGGTGCTGAACGGCCAGAAGAGCATCGGCGACAAGCTGCGCGAGATGAAGCTCTCTATCGCCCTCGAGAAGAAGAACTCGAAGGACGACATCCTCGCCGGCTACCTCAACATCGTCTTCTTCAACACGCATGCGTACGGCATCCAGGCCGCGAGCCAGTACTTCTTCTCGGTCAACGCGAAGGACCTCACGCTCCCCCAGGCGGCACTCCTCGCGGGAGTGGTCAACGGCCCGAGCGTCTACGACCCGACAGCCCGCCCGGGCCCCTCGGTCGAGCGGCGCAACCTCGTGCTCGATGCGATGCTCAAGCACGGCTACATCAGCCAGAAGGAGCACGACGACGCCGTCGCGACTCCGCTTGAGCTCAAGGTCAATCCGCCGAGGCAGGGGTGCGCCTACGCCGTCCAGGCCCAGTACTTCTGCGACTTCGTGCTGCACCAGATCCTCAACGACCCCGCGTACGGGGCGAGCCCGGACGAGCGCTACCAGAAGGTCACCCGCAGCGGCCTCACGATCACCACGACCCTCGATCCCCGCCTCCAAGGCCCCGCCCAGGCGCAGGTCGACTCGACTGCGGGCCCCAACCCGGACAAATGGGGCACCGCTCTGGTCACCGTGCAGCCGGGCACGGGCAGGGTCCTCTCGATGGCGCAGAACACGCGCATACTCCCTGGCCAGGGCAAGGACTTCGTCACGAGCTACAACTTCGGCGTGGACCGTACGGATGCCAACGGCAACGACCTCGGCGGCGCGGGCGGATTCCAGCCGGGCTCGGCGATGAAGCCCGTGACGCTCGCCGCGTGGCTCGGCGAGGGAAAGCCCACGGACCAGATCGTCAACGCCGCGCAGCGGCGCTACCCCCTCAACCACCCGTGGCGGGACACGTGCACACGGGTCATCGGCGCCTATGACTCCTCTACCGTGGCCAGCCTCGGGACCTCGGGGGACCTCCAGAATGACGAGCCCCAGTGGTACCGCCCCATGACGGTCCGCGAGGGCGTCTACCAGTCCATCAACACGGCCACCTTCGCCTCGGCGGCGGGCCTGAATGACTTCTGCGACATCCAGCGCGCCGCCGACGCGCTCGGGATGCACAACGGCGAGGGCGCTGGCGCGAAGCTCGACATGTCCGTGCTCGGCAACCTGCTCGGCGGCCCGAACATCGCCCCCCTGACGATGGCCTCCGCCTACGCCACGTTCGCGGCGAACGGCACGTACTGCGCGCCGTGGTCGATCACGGACGTCACCGACTCGCACGGCAAGCGGATCGGCGGCCAGGCCCAGGCATGCCAGCCCGGGTCCATCAAGCCTGACGTGGCAAAGGCCGTGACGAACGTCCTGCAGGATGTGCTGACCAAGGGCTCGGGCTACAACATCAAGGACAACGCCGGCAAGACCATCTACCTCGGCGTGCCCGACGCCGCCAAGACCGGCACGAACGAGTTCAACAGCGAGACCTGGGTCATTGGCTACACGCGGGGCCTCGCGACCGCATCCTACTTCGGCGAGGCGCTGGGGAACCCCGAGGATCACCTCGGCCGGAATGTGATCGTCAACGGGCGCTTCTGGCCCGTGGTCGACGGCGCGTACATCGCCGGCCCGCAGTGGGCCTACTACATGCAGAAGGCCATCGGGCTCTACGATCGCGGCCCGTTCGACGCTCCGCCCCCCAGCCTGATCACGCCCGGGAAGAAGTAG
- a CDS encoding amylosucrase: MPDDALTVNQPPRDHVLAALEAAPGVDRTGPEWEAFRQRFDAHFGELANLFERLYGERGDWRDHLAQLVVECAASWQRRPSELKELDARRDANPDWFQSGRMLGGVCYVDRYAEDLEGLRARIPYFTELGLTYLHLMPLFLAPEPNSDGGYAVSSYREVNPRLGTMSQLRELAADLREHGISLVVDFIFNHTSNEHEWARRAAAGEQEFEDYFWIFPDRTMPDAYERTVREIFPDDHPGSFVPMPDGRWVWATFHTFQWDLNYSNPAVFRAMAGEMLFLANQGVEILRMDAVAFIWKQLGTVCESLPEAHWLLRAFNAVCRLAAPSLLFKSEAIVHPDEVVQYIDPAECQISYNPLEMALTWEALATRDARLLAQALERRHNLPDGTAWVNYVRSHDDIGWTFADEDAAEFGINGFDHRRFLNRFYVNRYPGSFARGIPFQDNPRTGDCRISGTTASLAGLEDVTDAGDSPAVRRILLAHSVAISTGGIPLIYLGDEVGQLNDYGYADEPGHGADSRWVNRPHYPAERYAHRNDPWTPEGAIYAGLKKMLAVRERTPELAGNRLIGFGTGNRHVLGYQRPGERGVVVILANFSDEPQHVTPLTLSGFTTASTDLFTGQTILLGDGITLPPQEFLWLLAHAA; this comes from the coding sequence GTGCCGGACGACGCTCTGACGGTGAACCAGCCGCCCCGAGACCACGTTCTCGCGGCGCTCGAGGCCGCGCCCGGCGTCGACCGCACCGGACCCGAGTGGGAGGCCTTCCGGCAGCGTTTCGATGCGCATTTCGGCGAGCTCGCAAACCTCTTCGAACGCCTCTACGGCGAGCGCGGCGACTGGAGGGACCACCTTGCGCAGCTCGTCGTCGAGTGCGCGGCATCGTGGCAGCGCCGCCCAAGCGAGCTCAAGGAGCTCGACGCGCGCCGCGACGCCAACCCGGACTGGTTCCAGTCCGGGCGCATGCTCGGCGGGGTCTGCTACGTGGACCGCTATGCGGAGGACCTCGAGGGGCTCCGGGCACGCATCCCCTACTTCACCGAACTGGGCCTCACGTACCTGCACCTCATGCCGCTCTTCCTCGCCCCGGAGCCCAACTCGGACGGCGGCTATGCCGTCTCGAGCTACCGTGAGGTCAACCCGAGGCTCGGCACGATGTCCCAGCTGCGGGAACTCGCGGCCGACCTTCGCGAACACGGCATCAGCCTCGTGGTGGACTTCATCTTCAACCACACCTCCAACGAGCACGAGTGGGCCCGCCGTGCGGCCGCGGGCGAGCAGGAGTTCGAGGACTATTTCTGGATCTTCCCCGACAGGACCATGCCGGACGCGTATGAGCGCACGGTCCGCGAGATCTTCCCCGACGATCACCCGGGCTCGTTCGTGCCGATGCCGGACGGGCGCTGGGTGTGGGCCACGTTCCACACCTTCCAGTGGGACCTGAACTACTCCAACCCCGCGGTGTTCCGCGCCATGGCCGGGGAGATGCTCTTCCTCGCCAACCAGGGCGTCGAGATCCTGCGCATGGACGCCGTGGCGTTCATCTGGAAGCAGCTGGGAACCGTGTGCGAGAGCCTTCCCGAGGCGCACTGGCTCCTGCGTGCGTTCAACGCTGTGTGCCGGCTCGCCGCGCCGTCGCTCCTGTTCAAGTCCGAGGCGATCGTGCACCCGGACGAGGTGGTGCAGTACATCGATCCGGCCGAGTGCCAGATCTCCTACAATCCGCTCGAGATGGCCCTCACGTGGGAGGCCCTGGCCACGCGGGACGCCCGGCTCCTCGCCCAGGCGCTCGAGCGCCGCCACAACCTCCCCGACGGGACCGCATGGGTCAACTACGTGCGCAGCCACGACGATATCGGCTGGACCTTCGCCGACGAGGACGCCGCGGAGTTCGGCATCAACGGGTTCGACCACCGCCGCTTCCTCAACCGGTTCTACGTGAACCGCTACCCGGGCAGCTTCGCGCGGGGAATCCCCTTCCAGGACAACCCCCGCACCGGCGACTGCCGCATCTCGGGCACGACGGCGTCACTCGCCGGCCTCGAGGATGTCACCGACGCCGGGGACTCGCCCGCCGTGCGACGCATCCTCCTCGCGCACTCGGTCGCCATCAGCACCGGCGGCATCCCACTGATCTACCTCGGAGACGAGGTGGGCCAGCTCAACGACTACGGCTACGCCGACGAGCCCGGCCACGGTGCCGATTCGCGCTGGGTCAACCGCCCGCACTACCCCGCCGAGCGATATGCGCACCGCAACGACCCGTGGACGCCCGAGGGCGCCATCTACGCCGGCCTGAAGAAGATGCTCGCGGTGCGGGAACGTACCCCCGAGCTTGCCGGAAACCGGCTCATCGGCTTCGGTACCGGCAACCGCCACGTGCTCGGCTACCAGCGCCCCGGCGAGCGCGGCGTCGTCGTGATCCTCGCCAACTTCTCCGATGAACCGCAGCACGTCACGCCGCTCACGCTCTCCGGCTTCACGACGGCGTCCACCGACCTCTTCACCGGCCAGACCATCCTGCTCGGGGACGGGATCACCCTACCGCCGCAGGAGTTCTTGTGGCTGCTGGCGCACGCCGCATAG